From the Acidimicrobiales bacterium genome, the window CGGCTTCGACATCGCCGGCAACGACGGCGACGGCGACGGCAGCAGCTACCCCGGCCGACCCCTGAGCGTCGGATCGACCGTCGCCCTGCACTGGGACACGATCTGCGCCACCCTCACTCCCCGGCGTCTCGGCTGGCTGCGTGCGGTGACCCATGGCCAGATCGCCCTGGCGAACACGACGGGGATCGCTGCGGTGCTGTGAGCGCCGGGCCACCCGTCCCGGTGACGTAGGACCCTTGCCGGCGGTCTGCGCCGGCCCGATAGTCGGTTCCAGCGGCGTTCTCCGGGACCGCCCCGGACGCGAGCGGGAGTGAGCGGGTGAAGGCGACGACCACCAGACCACTGATCATCGGTGTCGGAGACAGATGGCGCGGCGACGAAGGCGTCGGACCTGCCGTGATCGCTGAACTGCGCGGCACGATGAGCGGCACCGACCTCTCCGAGACCGCCGACGACCTACACCGGCTGCAACTCCTGTGGGCCGGTCGTCCCCTCGCCGTGATCGTCGCCGGCATGCGCGGCGGAGGGCCCCGGGGCCGTATCCGCCGGGTGGCGGTTCCGATGAGCGACGAGACGGACGAGTTCGACGAGGCGCTCAGGCTCGTGGAGCCGTTCGGACCCGGCGTCGTCGCGCTCTGCACCCGGACGAGGCCGCTCGCATCCACGCCGCCACGAGTCGTGTTCATCGGTGTCGAGATCGGACCCGCCTACGACGGACTCGGACTGTCGCTGCTCGTCGCCGACGCCGTACCCGAGGTGGTTGCGCGCTGCCAGGCCGAGATCGCCGCTTTCGTCACGATCTGACGGGGTCGGAAGCTGCGCCGTCTCCGGGGCCGTCACCCGGACCGCCAACCTCACCGGAGTCCCGGTAGGTCGCAGCCGAACGCGACGAACGGTCGACGACCAGGCGCAGCACGTCGGGCCGGGCGTAGTGCCCCACCGCGTCGAAGTGCCGACGCTGCCTGCGGGGCGCTGCGGTGTCGAGGTCGGCGTAGACGATTCCCTCCTCACCGGTCAGCGGGCCGGCGACGATCGCTCCACCCGCGCCGACGATCGTCGTGTTCCCCCGTGACATGACGTCCTCGTCGCCGCCGTAGATCTCGTCGCGACCCTCGATGTCGTCGGGAACGTCGGATCCCCGCAGGAACGGCGTGACGCCGATCACATGACAGCCGCCCTCCTTCGCGATGTGGCGCAGCGTCGGGACCCACTCCTCGCTGTTGTCCCAGGTCGGCGCCACATGGATGTCGATCCCCTGCCCGTAGAGGGCAGCGCGGGCCAGTGGCATGTAGTTCTCCCAGCAGATGAGCCCACCGAGGTTGCCGAACGGCGTCTCATACACCCGCAGGCCGGATCCGTCGCCGGTACCCCACACGAGCCGCTCCCCGCCGGTCGGCATGAGTTTGCGGTGGCGGCCGATGAGCTCGCCATGAGGGTCGATGAACAACAGCGTGTTGTAGATGGTCCCGCCGGCGGCATCGATCTCGTTGACACCGATGGCCACGTACGTGCCCGCTGCGCGCGCCGCCTCTGCGAGCACCTCGGTGCTCGGACCGGGAATGGCGACGGCATTGTCGTGGAGCCGGTCGTACCACGCGGCCGGGCCGTCGGCCCACGGGCGGGTGCGCCACACCCAGTCCGGGTAGGCGGGGATGAACGCCTCGGGGAAGACGACGAGGTCCGCTCCGTTGGCGGCCGCGTCGGCCAGGAGATCGCACGCCTTGGCGGTGGTGGCCTCGCGGTCGAGGAAGACGGGAGTCGCCTGAACTGCAGCGACCTTTACGGTCTGGATCATCGGGTGCCTCCCGGCGATGTGAGTGCGGCGACGACCTCGTCGTCGCTGACCTGGGTGAAATCCGCGTAGAACTGACCCACCGCACCGAAGTCGAGAGGCTCGTAGACGGCGACGTAGTCGTCGGCCGTGGGACCGAGCCGATCGGTCCATCCCGCCGGGGCCACAGGCACCGCCAGAACGACCCGACGTGCGCCTTCCGCCCGGGCGACCGAGCACGCAGCGCGCGCGGTCGAACCGGTGGCGAGTCCGTCGTCGACGATCACGATGGTGCGACCCCGGAGCCGCCGCCGGCGTATCGAGCCACGTAGACGCTGCGACCTCGCGGCGAGCTCGCCACGCTCGCGTGCCTCGACCGCCGCGAGGGCTTCCTCGGACACGTGGGCCATGGCCAGCATCTCCGCGTCCACGATCGTGACGTAGTCCTCGCCGATTGCGCCCATGGCCAGTTCGGGCTGTCCGGGGACGCCGAGCTTGCGCACCAGGATCACGTCGAGGGGCGCCGCGAGGATCTGCGCGACCTCGGCTGCGACGGGGACCCCACCCCTCGGGAGGCCGACGACGAGCGGTTCGATCAGATTGGAGCGGCCCGCCAGCAGCTCCCCGAGCCGACGCCCGGCATCGGCGCGGTCGAGGAAGCCCGGCGCGCCCGTCACGTGGCCGACCGACCCTTCTTCCAGTAGCCCCGT encodes:
- a CDS encoding carbon-nitrogen hydrolase family protein — translated: MIQTVKVAAVQATPVFLDREATTAKACDLLADAAANGADLVVFPEAFIPAYPDWVWRTRPWADGPAAWYDRLHDNAVAIPGPSTEVLAEAARAAGTYVAIGVNEIDAAGGTIYNTLLFIDPHGELIGRHRKLMPTGGERLVWGTGDGSGLRVYETPFGNLGGLICWENYMPLARAALYGQGIDIHVAPTWDNSEEWVPTLRHIAKEGGCHVIGVTPFLRGSDVPDDIEGRDEIYGGDEDVMSRGNTTIVGAGGAIVAGPLTGEEGIVYADLDTAAPRRQRRHFDAVGHYARPDVLRLVVDRSSRSAATYRDSGEVGGPGDGPGDGAASDPVRS
- a CDS encoding phosphoribosyltransferase family protein, with product MTGAPGFLDRADAGRRLGELLAGRSNLIEPLVVGLPRGGVPVAAEVAQILAAPLDVILVRKLGVPGQPELAMGAIGEDYVTIVDAEMLAMAHVSEEALAAVEARERGELAARSQRLRGSIRRRRLRGRTIVIVDDGLATGSTARAACSVARAEGARRVVLAVPVAPAGWTDRLGPTADDYVAVYEPLDFGAVGQFYADFTQVSDDEVVAALTSPGGTR